The Caulobacter sp. 73W region CCTCTCGATGCAGCTCGGCTTCAGCCACGACGTCGATATCCCGGCCCCGGCCGGCATCACGTTCGCGGTCCCGAAGCAGACCGAAGTGAAGATCACCGGCATCGACAAGCAGGCCGTTGGCGAAATCGCTGCGAAGATCCGCAAGATTCGCCCGCCGGAGCCCTACAAGGGCAAGGGCGTTCGCTATGCAGGCGAAAAGGTCCGTCGCAAAGAAGGCAAGAAGAAGTAAGCCATGGCGCTCTCTCCTCGCGAAAATGCCCTGCGTCGCGCTCAGCGCAACCGCACGCGGCTCAAGAAGCTGGCCAATGGCCGTCCTCGTCTGTCGGTCTTCCGCTCGGGCAAGAACATCTACGCCCAGGTCATCGATGACGCTCAAGGCGTCACCCTGGTCGCCGCGTCCTCGCTGGAAGGCGAAGGCAAGGCCAAGGGTTCCGACAAGGCCGCTGCGGCCACTGTCGGCAAGCTCGTCGCCGAGCGTGCGATTGAAAAGGGCGTCAAGGACGTCGTCTTCGATCGTGGCGGCTACATCTATCACGGCCGGGTCAAGGCCCTGGCTGACGCCGCGCGCGAAGCCGGCCTGAACTTCTGAGGATCTGATCATGGCTCGTCCGAACGAAGGCGGCCGCGACCGTCGTCCCCGCGAACGCGAGGAAGTCGAAAGCGACATCGTCGAGAAACTGGTCCACATCAACCGCGTCGCCGCCACCGTGAAGGGCGGCCGTCGCTTCAGCTTCGCCGCTCTGATGGTCGTTGGTGACCAAAAGGGCCGCGTGGGCTTCGGTCATGGCAAGGCGCGTGAAGTGCCGGAAGCCATCCGCAAGGCCACCGAAGAAGCCAAGAAGTCCATGATCCGCGTTCCCCTGCGGGAATCGCGCACCCTGCACCATGACGGCCAAGGCCGTTGGGGCGCCGGCAAGATCATGGTCCGCTCGGCTCCTCCGGGCACCGGCGTCATCGCCGGCGGTCCGATGCGCGCCGTGCTCGAAACCCTCGGCGTCCAGGACGTCGTGGGCAAGTCGACCGGTTCTTCCAACCCGTACAACATGGTCCGCGCGACGTTTGAAGCGCTGAAGGCCCAGGCTTCGCCCCGCCAGATCGCCGCCAAGCGCGGCAAGAAGGTTGGCGACATCCTCGGCCGTCGTGCCGACGGCGCCTCGGCCCCGGACTCGATCGAGGGCTAAACCATGGCTGCTAAGACTGTCACTGTTCGCCAGACGGCGAGCCCGATCCGCCGCACCAAGGACCAGCGCGCCACGCTCGCCGGTCTGGGCCTCAACAAGGTGGGCCGCACGTCCACCCTCGAGGACACCCCTTCGGTCCGTGGGATGATCGCAAAGGTCGCCCACATGGTTGAAGTGGTCGGCTAAGACCGCTACATCCGCCCACCCGCGCACGACGCAGGTGGGCGGATTAATTTTTTTCAAAGCCGAGTCGGGGCAGGGGTCCCGGCGCAGATCTCCAAGGAGAGGCACTATGACGAAGCTCAACGAACTCGCTCCTCGCGAAGGCTCCACCAAGAACCGCATGCGCGTCGGCCGCGGCCCGGGTTCGGGCAAGGGCAAGACCAGCGGTCGCGGCGTGAAGGGCCAGAAGTCCCGTACCGGCGTCGCCATCGCGGGCTTCGAAGGCGGCCAGATGCCGCTGCACATGCGCATGCCGAAGCGCGGCTTCAACAACCCGTTCGCCAAGGAGTTCGCTGAAGTGAACCTGTGGCGTCTGGAGCAGGCGGTCGCCGCCGGCAAGCTCGACGCCAAGAAGGCGATCGACGCCGACGCCCTGATCGCCGCCGGCGTCATCCGCCGCAAGAAGGATGGCGTGAAGCTGCTGGGCAAGGGCGAGCTGAAGGCCAAGCTCGACATCACCGTCTATGCGGCCACTCCGTCGGCCGTGAAGGCCGTCGAAGCCGCCGGCGGCAAGGTCAGCCAGACCCGCCCGGCTCCGGCCCAGGCGGAAGCCTAAGCCACACTTCGCCCGGCTTCGCGCCGGGCAGGTATTCTACAAGGGGGCGGCGGGTGACAACGCCCGCCGCCTTCCTTATGTGTCTCGCCACATAGTCGTGGGAATCTAGATGGCGTCAGCCGCAGAACAGCTCGCAGCGAACATGAACTTCGGGTCCTTCCAGAAGGCCTCGGAACTTCACAAGCGCATCTGGTTCACCATCCTCGCGATGGTGGTCTATCGTCTCGGCACGTACATCCCGATCCCGGGCATCAACTCGGGTGCGTTCGCGCAAGCGTTCGGCGGGCAGTCCCAGGGCATCCTGGGCATGTTCAACATGTTCTCGGGCGGCGCCGTCGAGCGGATGGCCATCTTCGCCCTGAACGTGATGCCCTATATCTCGGCGTCGATCATCGTGCAGCTGATGGGCACGGTGTATCCGCCATGGGAAA contains the following coding sequences:
- the rplO gene encoding 50S ribosomal protein L15 gives rise to the protein MTKLNELAPREGSTKNRMRVGRGPGSGKGKTSGRGVKGQKSRTGVAIAGFEGGQMPLHMRMPKRGFNNPFAKEFAEVNLWRLEQAVAAGKLDAKKAIDADALIAAGVIRRKKDGVKLLGKGELKAKLDITVYAATPSAVKAVEAAGGKVSQTRPAPAQAEA
- the rplR gene encoding 50S ribosomal protein L18; translation: MALSPRENALRRAQRNRTRLKKLANGRPRLSVFRSGKNIYAQVIDDAQGVTLVAASSLEGEGKAKGSDKAAAATVGKLVAERAIEKGVKDVVFDRGGYIYHGRVKALADAAREAGLNF
- the rpmD gene encoding 50S ribosomal protein L30, with protein sequence MAAKTVTVRQTASPIRRTKDQRATLAGLGLNKVGRTSTLEDTPSVRGMIAKVAHMVEVVG
- the rpsE gene encoding 30S ribosomal protein S5, with translation MARPNEGGRDRRPREREEVESDIVEKLVHINRVAATVKGGRRFSFAALMVVGDQKGRVGFGHGKAREVPEAIRKATEEAKKSMIRVPLRESRTLHHDGQGRWGAGKIMVRSAPPGTGVIAGGPMRAVLETLGVQDVVGKSTGSSNPYNMVRATFEALKAQASPRQIAAKRGKKVGDILGRRADGASAPDSIEG